The following coding sequences are from one Lysinibacillus sp. FSL W8-0992 window:
- a CDS encoding TIGR02530 family flagellar biosynthesis protein — protein MDKFSIHRVPLHPTIRQTQTTPINTQQSFSAHLQEATNQQELKVSKHANERIKERNIAITEQEWRVVSDKVFEAHSKGVKQPLVLMDQAALIVSAKNATVITAMDRTEAKQQLFTNIDGTIVL, from the coding sequence ATGGATAAATTTTCAATTCATCGTGTCCCATTGCATCCAACTATTCGTCAAACGCAAACTACACCTATCAATACCCAGCAATCGTTTAGTGCTCATTTACAAGAGGCAACGAATCAACAGGAGCTAAAAGTAAGTAAGCATGCAAATGAACGCATTAAAGAGCGTAATATTGCGATTACTGAACAGGAATGGCGGGTTGTATCTGACAAGGTATTTGAGGCACATTCAAAAGGTGTCAAACAACCATTAGTCTTGATGGATCAAGCGGCTCTAATTGTCAGTGCTAAAAATGCTACTGTCATTACAGCAATGGATCGCACGGAAGCAAAGCAACAACTGTTTACTAATATTGATGGCACAATCGTGCTTTAA
- the fliL gene encoding flagellar basal body-associated protein FliL has translation MKNNKVLTMIIIVLVAIILIGVIAFVLFTQFNKPAASLEPSIDDIVEASVDVPEIMTNLADKRVVRMTLKIQTSSKDAAEELKKRDFQTNNLIIQELSEMEQKDLDGKAGKIMFEKALKTQLNELMQEGEIQQVYITSYIFQ, from the coding sequence ATGAAGAATAATAAAGTATTAACGATGATCATCATCGTACTAGTGGCGATTATACTTATTGGAGTTATTGCGTTTGTATTATTTACTCAATTCAATAAGCCTGCAGCATCTCTTGAACCATCAATAGACGATATTGTAGAAGCATCTGTTGATGTTCCAGAAATTATGACAAATCTTGCTGATAAAAGGGTAGTGCGCATGACGCTAAAAATCCAAACTTCTAGCAAGGACGCTGCTGAAGAGTTAAAGAAGCGTGATTTCCAAACGAATAATTTAATTATTCAAGAGCTTTCAGAAATGGAGCAAAAAGATTTGGATGGCAAGGCAGGAAAAATAATGTTTGAAAAGGCATTAAAAACACAGTTAAATGAATTGATGCAAGAGGGAGAAATTCAACAAGTATATATTACCTCCTACATCTTTCAATAA
- a CDS encoding flagellar FlbD family protein, with translation MIELTRLNGKAFTLNALYIETVESFPDTTITLTTGTKIIVLQSEDEVRQKVTAFYNNIQVLSNPHLRGEEDEE, from the coding sequence ATGATTGAACTAACAAGACTAAATGGCAAAGCATTTACACTGAATGCTTTATACATAGAAACTGTCGAATCTTTTCCAGATACGACTATTACTTTAACAACTGGAACAAAAATTATTGTGTTACAGAGTGAAGATGAGGTGCGACAAAAGGTAACAGCCTTTTATAACAATATACAAGTACTATCAAACCCGCATCTACGAGGTGAAGAAGATGAAGAATAA
- the fliY gene encoding flagellar motor switch phosphatase FliY, which produces MSDEMLSQEEIEALLRGETLEDRINDSEASTKEETNEIRVEDYLDSFAQDALGEVGNISFGSSATALSALLGQKVDITTPSISMINRNKLEEEFPHPYVAVQVEYTIGLTGMNLLVIKQSDAAIIADLMLGGDGLNPKPDLGEIQLSAVQEAMNQMMGSAATSMSTVFNKKVDISPPTIDLMNISQNEGRDNIPEDDLLVKVSFRLRIGNLIDSNLMQLLPLKFSQNIVKSLLGETEAIEEPVAATIAPEAPIAPPPVQHTAPPAQQPVYQQPAAPVQQPMYQEQHPMYQEQQQIHTQQRPVQPVNVQQAQFASFDPNVISQSEARNLNMLLDIPLQVTVELGRTKRSVKEILELASGSIIELDKLAGEPVDILVNSRLIAKGEVVVIDENFGVRITDVLSQAERLNNLR; this is translated from the coding sequence ATGAGTGATGAAATGCTCTCCCAAGAAGAAATTGAAGCGTTATTAAGGGGCGAAACGTTGGAGGATAGAATAAACGACAGCGAAGCTTCTACAAAAGAAGAAACAAATGAAATACGAGTAGAGGATTACCTTGATTCGTTTGCTCAAGATGCACTAGGTGAAGTAGGAAATATATCTTTTGGTAGTTCAGCTACTGCTCTTTCAGCGTTATTAGGTCAAAAAGTAGATATTACTACACCTAGTATTTCAATGATTAACCGCAATAAATTAGAAGAGGAATTTCCTCATCCGTATGTAGCGGTACAAGTTGAATATACAATCGGTTTAACAGGTATGAACTTACTTGTTATTAAACAATCAGATGCTGCGATTATTGCAGATTTAATGTTAGGTGGGGACGGCTTAAATCCTAAACCTGACTTAGGTGAAATTCAGCTAAGCGCAGTGCAAGAAGCAATGAATCAAATGATGGGTTCAGCTGCTACATCGATGTCGACGGTATTCAACAAAAAAGTGGATATTTCGCCACCGACAATTGACTTAATGAATATTTCACAAAATGAAGGTCGAGATAATATTCCTGAAGATGATTTACTTGTAAAAGTTTCATTCCGACTTCGAATTGGTAATTTAATCGATTCAAACTTAATGCAATTATTACCGCTTAAGTTTAGTCAAAACATTGTAAAGTCATTATTAGGAGAAACAGAGGCGATTGAAGAGCCAGTTGCAGCCACAATTGCTCCAGAAGCGCCTATCGCACCACCACCTGTTCAACATACAGCGCCACCAGCACAGCAACCTGTATATCAACAACCAGCAGCGCCAGTGCAACAGCCGATGTATCAAGAGCAGCACCCAATGTATCAAGAGCAGCAACAAATTCATACGCAACAAAGACCAGTACAACCTGTAAATGTTCAACAGGCACAGTTTGCTAGCTTTGATCCAAATGTAATCTCTCAATCTGAGGCTAGAAATTTAAATATGCTACTTGATATTCCATTGCAAGTTACTGTAGAGTTAGGACGTACGAAACGTTCTGTTAAAGAGATTTTAGAACTAGCTAGTGGATCGATTATTGAATTAGATAAATTAGCAGGGGAACCGGTTGATATTCTAGTAAATAGTCGTTTAATTGCAAAGGGCGAAGTTGTTGTTATTGATGAAAACTTCGGCGTACGCATTACAGATGTTTTAAGTCAAGCAGAGCGTTTAAATAATTTAAGATAG
- the flgG gene encoding flagellar basal body rod protein FlgG: MLRSMYSGISGLKNFQTKLDVIGNNIANVNTYGFKKGRVIFKDILSQTSAGASAATTTRGGTNPLQVGLGSTLAAIDTVHGSGSRQTTDRPLDLAVQGEGFFMVADSVSNTDGVAEGYTNVVYTRAGNFYMDNAGYLVNAEGKYLVGHANDTLYETDSTESNAEADKEASPLNGETEDLLGENDTFTFEDNNPIKIPTTAKSISIGQDGTVEYVDANGYRQYAGQIVMVKFPNAGGLEKVGSNYFQATANSGEAYGQVATVAGMGSITAGALEMSNVDLSEEFTEMIVAQRGFQANTRIITTSDEVLQELVNLKR, encoded by the coding sequence ATGTTACGTTCTATGTATTCAGGTATTTCAGGTCTTAAAAACTTCCAAACAAAGCTAGATGTTATCGGGAATAATATTGCCAATGTTAACACGTATGGATTTAAAAAAGGACGCGTTATTTTCAAAGACATCCTATCTCAAACAAGCGCAGGTGCTTCAGCTGCAACTACTACTCGTGGTGGTACAAACCCTTTACAAGTAGGTCTTGGTTCAACACTTGCGGCAATTGATACAGTTCACGGTTCTGGCTCACGCCAAACGACAGATCGACCATTGGACCTTGCAGTTCAAGGTGAAGGCTTCTTTATGGTAGCTGACTCCGTTTCAAATACTGATGGCGTTGCAGAAGGCTATACAAATGTTGTTTATACACGTGCAGGTAATTTCTACATGGATAACGCAGGTTATTTAGTGAATGCTGAAGGGAAATATTTAGTTGGTCATGCAAATGATACATTGTATGAAACTGACTCTACTGAAAGTAATGCCGAGGCAGATAAAGAAGCAAGCCCGCTGAACGGTGAAACTGAGGATTTATTAGGGGAAAATGATACATTTACTTTTGAAGATAATAACCCAATCAAAATCCCGACAACAGCTAAATCTATAAGTATCGGTCAAGACGGAACGGTTGAATATGTGGATGCAAATGGATATAGACAATATGCGGGTCAAATTGTTATGGTTAAGTTCCCAAATGCTGGTGGTCTTGAGAAAGTAGGAAGTAACTATTTCCAAGCAACAGCTAACTCAGGTGAAGCTTATGGCCAAGTAGCAACAGTAGCTGGTATGGGTTCAATTACGGCAGGGGCGCTTGAAATGTCCAATGTCGACCTTTCAGAAGAATTTACAGAGATGATTGTAGCACAGCGTGGATTCCAAGCAAATACACGTATTATCACTACATCGGATGAAGTTCTACAAGAATTAGTAAACTTAAAACGATAG
- the fliM gene encoding flagellar motor switch protein FliM codes for MAGDVLSQSEIDALLSAISTGEMSADDMKKEDEVRKVKVYDFKRALRFSKDQIRSLTRIHENFARLLTTFFSAQLRSYVQITVASVDQIPFEEFVRSIPNMTLINVFEVPPLDGNILMEINPNIAYSMLDRLMGGSGASHSNVDNLTEIETKIMTNLFERSFDNLREAWENVAEIDPILVELEVNPQFLQMISPNETVVVISLNTIIGETSGMINICIPHVVLEPIVPNLSVRYWMQTNTKEMSPEQTKMLETRVKQARLPLSVELGVTDITIEDFLMMQIGDVIQLEQKIDDPLLLKVGTLPKFTVQPGKQGKKLAIQIIDPLKGGDEDE; via the coding sequence ATGGCAGGAGATGTGTTATCCCAATCGGAGATAGATGCGCTACTTTCCGCAATCTCGACCGGAGAAATGTCAGCGGATGACATGAAAAAAGAGGACGAGGTACGAAAGGTTAAAGTTTATGACTTTAAGCGAGCGTTGCGCTTCTCTAAAGATCAAATCCGAAGTTTGACCCGAATACATGAGAATTTTGCACGATTACTAACTACCTTCTTTTCTGCACAGTTAAGAAGCTACGTGCAAATTACAGTAGCATCAGTAGACCAAATACCCTTTGAAGAGTTTGTTCGATCAATTCCGAATATGACGCTCATTAATGTGTTTGAAGTGCCACCACTTGATGGTAATATATTGATGGAAATAAACCCGAACATTGCCTATTCGATGTTGGATCGTTTAATGGGGGGGAGTGGAGCGAGTCATAGTAATGTTGATAACTTAACTGAAATTGAAACTAAAATTATGACAAATCTCTTCGAACGTTCATTCGACAATTTACGCGAAGCATGGGAAAATGTTGCTGAAATCGACCCGATTCTAGTAGAACTTGAGGTAAATCCTCAATTTTTACAAATGATTTCACCAAATGAAACGGTAGTCGTCATTTCATTGAATACAATTATTGGTGAGACAAGCGGTATGATTAATATTTGTATCCCGCATGTTGTATTGGAGCCAATCGTACCGAATCTATCTGTACGTTATTGGATGCAAACAAATACAAAAGAGATGTCACCTGAGCAAACAAAAATGCTTGAAACACGTGTTAAACAAGCTAGATTACCTCTTTCTGTAGAGTTAGGTGTTACGGATATCACAATTGAAGACTTCCTGATGATGCAAATCGGCGATGTTATTCAATTAGAACAAAAAATTGATGATCCTTTACTGCTGAAAGTAGGTACATTGCCTAAATTCACAGTACAACCCGGAAAACAGGGTAAAAAATTAGCAATCCAGATTATCGACCCTTTGAAAGGAGGAGACGAAGATGAGTGA
- a CDS encoding flagellar biosynthetic protein FliO codes for MLKSFRVTMIFAFLLTFLFVYPPTVSVYADSDTNSIEYCMKKPEECKDNTDPAAKEDTVVSAAGDVSAWEYIKMVLALIFVVALFYGLMKFLNKRNLTFQRNQMVQNLGGLSLGAQKSVQLLQIGKSLYLVGVGDDVQLLREITDPQEVEALLSLYNEKQEYAATSPYIAEVFSKLKRKNNQNSSTLQKQDSFGELFEKKISEIKQERSEEIERWKQKENDDK; via the coding sequence ATGTTAAAATCATTTCGTGTAACGATGATTTTCGCATTTCTATTAACCTTCCTATTTGTGTACCCACCAACAGTTTCTGTTTATGCTGACTCTGATACAAATAGTATTGAGTATTGTATGAAAAAACCAGAGGAATGTAAGGATAATACAGATCCAGCTGCGAAGGAAGATACGGTTGTTTCAGCAGCTGGAGATGTTTCTGCATGGGAATACATAAAAATGGTTTTGGCGCTTATTTTTGTTGTAGCTTTATTTTATGGGTTGATGAAGTTTCTAAATAAAAGAAATTTAACTTTTCAACGAAATCAAATGGTACAAAATTTAGGCGGTTTATCGTTAGGTGCACAAAAGTCTGTTCAACTTTTGCAAATAGGAAAATCACTTTATTTAGTTGGTGTCGGTGATGATGTCCAACTTTTACGTGAGATTACCGATCCGCAGGAAGTTGAAGCACTGCTTTCACTATATAACGAAAAACAGGAATATGCGGCAACATCACCTTATATAGCAGAAGTATTTTCAAAGCTTAAGAGAAAAAATAACCAAAATTCATCAACACTTCAAAAGCAAGATTCGTTTGGTGAACTTTTTGAAAAGAAGATTTCCGAAATTAAACAGGAGCGTAGTGAAGAAATAGAGAGATGGAAGCAAAAGGAGAATGATGATAAATGA
- the flgD gene encoding flagellar hook assembly protein FlgD, with product MADKITNDLYYSNYTAPTKQTGNSELGKDAFLKLLITQLQHQDPTNPMDDRDFIAQMAQFSSLEQMQNMTKAMESLLMSQQQTQLMNYTSFVGKEVKWHELTEEVDKDNKPVINEGTGVIQSLKFVDGEAVFILDDGKEIYPGNISAILGNKDTSTGESNTSTESPLVQASKLIGKNVTYNDGEQDVQGRIVSVSNKDGIIYYELDNGKKLAGKEFTVISE from the coding sequence GTGGCAGATAAAATTACAAATGACCTTTACTATTCCAACTATACTGCACCAACAAAACAAACTGGTAATAGTGAACTCGGTAAAGATGCATTTTTAAAACTATTGATTACACAATTACAGCATCAGGATCCAACAAACCCTATGGATGACCGTGATTTCATTGCACAAATGGCGCAGTTCTCATCTTTGGAGCAAATGCAAAATATGACAAAGGCAATGGAGTCATTACTGATGTCGCAACAACAAACGCAGCTTATGAACTATACATCATTTGTTGGAAAAGAAGTAAAATGGCATGAACTTACAGAAGAAGTAGATAAAGATAATAAGCCAGTTATAAATGAAGGTACGGGCGTTATCCAATCATTAAAATTTGTTGATGGAGAAGCAGTATTCATTTTAGATGATGGCAAGGAAATCTATCCTGGAAACATTTCAGCGATTTTAGGTAATAAAGATACAAGTACAGGTGAGAGCAATACATCAACTGAATCACCACTTGTTCAAGCGAGTAAGCTAATTGGCAAAAATGTCACTTACAATGACGGAGAGCAAGATGTACAAGGGCGTATCGTCTCTGTATCAAACAAAGATGGTATTATTTATTACGAATTAGATAATGGTAAAAAACTAGCAGGGAAAGAATTTACAGTAATAAGCGAATAA
- a CDS encoding response regulator, with protein MSKRILIVDDAAFMRMMIKDILSKNGFEVVGEAADGLQAVEKYNELKPDLVTMDITMPEMDGIAALKAIKSTHPSATVIMCSAMGQQAMVIDAIQAGAKDFIVKPFQADRVIEAIQKALG; from the coding sequence ATGTCTAAAAGAATTTTGATTGTAGACGATGCTGCATTTATGCGCATGATGATCAAGGATATTTTGTCGAAAAACGGATTTGAAGTTGTAGGGGAAGCTGCCGATGGTCTACAGGCTGTTGAAAAATACAACGAATTAAAGCCAGATTTAGTAACAATGGATATTACAATGCCTGAAATGGATGGTATTGCAGCTCTTAAAGCTATTAAAAGTACACATCCGAGTGCAACTGTAATCATGTGTTCAGCAATGGGACAACAAGCGATGGTAATCGATGCAATTCAAGCTGGTGCGAAAGACTTCATTGTTAAGCCTTTCCAAGCAGATCGTGTAATTGAAGCGATTCAAAAAGCACTAGGATGA